CAGAAAGCCCTCTTTGTCCGCATCCAGAATCGCCACCAGTGAGACCTCGGGAATATCCAGGCCTTCCCGCAATAAATTGATCCCCACAACCACATCATATTTTTGCTCACGCAGTCCGCGCAGGATTTCTACGCGCTCAAACGCATCCAGCTCCGAATGCAGCCAGGCACAACGAATCCCTTCTTCCTGGAAATAGGATGACAGGTCTTCCGCCAGTCGCTTGGTTAATGTCGTCACCAGCACCCGTTCGTTGACCGCAACCCGCTTGAGAATCTCCTCTTTAAGATGAGGCACCTGCCCCCGCGCGGGTTCAATTCGAATGACAGGATCAATCAACCCTGTGGGGCGAATGACCTGTTCCACCACTTCCCCCTCGACGCGTTCCAATTCCCAGTCACCAGGGGTTGCAGAGACGAAGACCGTTTGTTTTCGTCGGGCATTCCATTCGTCAAACGTCAATGGCCGATTATCCAGCGCCATCGGCAGGCGAAATCCGTGATCGACCAGATTCGTTTTTCGAGAGCGGTCACCAGCAAACATCGCCTTGACCTGGGAACAGGTCACATGGGATTCATCCACAAACAGCAGATAGTCTTCCGGAAAGAAATCCAGCAGCGTATCGGGAGGAGACCCCGGTTTTCTTCCCGCCAATGCGCGACTGTAATTTTCGATCCCCGGACAAAAACCCACCTCTTCGAGCAACTCCATGTCATAGCGGGTCCGCGCACTCAATCGTTGCGACTCCAGCAGTTTCCCTTCGCTCTGCAGTACCTGAATGCGTTCATCCAGCTCTGTCTGAATCTCCTGAATCGCCGACTCGATTCGTTCCTGGGGGAGGACAAAGTGCTTAGCCGGATAAATATAGGCTTCTTTGACGGTCCGCAGCACTTCTCCCGTAAGTGGATCAATGATCGCCAGGTTTTCAATTTCATCGCCCCAGAACTCAATCCGGAAGGCAAACTCTTCATACGCGGGCCAGCATTCCACCACATCGCCTCGCACGCGGAATTTGGCCCGCGATAATTCCACATTATTGCGGTCGTACTGGATATCGATCAGTTTTCGCAGCATTTCATCTCGATCGATTTCTTCTCCCACACGCAGTGGAATCATCATCTCCAGATAATCTTTGGGAGACCCCAGGCCGTAGATGCAGCTTACGCTCGCTACCACAATCACATCACGACGGCTGACCAGCGCACTGGTCGCCAGCAATCGCAGACGATCGATCTCATCATTGATGGACGCGTCCTTTTCGATGTAAATATCGCGCTGTGGGATATAGGCTTCCGGCTGGTAATAATCGTAATAGCTGACGAAGTAGCTGACTGCATTATCCGGAAAGAATTCCTTGAACTCGGAATAGAGTTGTGCTGCCAGCGTTTTATTATGTGAGAGCACCAGTGCAGGGCGGCCTAACTCGGCAATCACGTTGGCCATGGTAAAGGTTTTACCAGAACCGGTGACCCCCAACAGGACCTGATCCGATTTGCCTGCTTTGATCCCCTTGACCAGCCCTTCAATGGCTGCCGGTTGATCGCCCGAGGGCTGAAATTCACTCTTCAGTTGAAACACAGACATGGTCGCTTACAGTCTCCAGATTCTGACCCTGCAGCAATACTGGCCGGGCACTCAGATGGGAAATAGACTCTCAGCCTGTATTGTAGAGAGTCAACCTGCCTTTAAGAAAGGGACTGGCTGTACTGCAGCGAAAGAAGTGAGACTCTGGAAAAACGACACTTTGAAAACGGATTACGCTTCCGACTCCGGTTCGTCGTCGGCAGGTGACTCCAACTGTGCGGGAGTTTCAGGAGCAGATTCTGCAGGTTCGGTTTCTAACTCAATCGCCTGTTGATCCGAAGCAGTTTCTGTGGCTTCCGATGTATCGTCCAGGGGAGGCATCACCCAGATTTCGCCATGTTCGACAGGCTGTTCTGCCCGGAAATGGTGATGTCTCAGCAATTCCAGAATGGCCAGAAAGATACCAATAATCCGACTCCGCAGCTTTTCTCCTTCAAAAAAGCTGCTGAACGTAACCGACTGCTCAACACGAACGCGGGCACCGATTCGTTCCACGTAAGTAGAAATCGGGGTATCATCGTAGGTAATACTGGAATGCTCTTCCACTTCTTTGCGTTTGACCACACGTGCCAGCGCACTGACCAGGTCCCAGAGTTCGACCTCTTTGATCAGATCTTCTGAAGGATCTTTACCCGACTTGGGACGCTCATCAGAGAGTCGGGGATAATGCTCCTGCCATTCTGCGGCCTGTTCTTCCAGCGCATTGGCAGCATCTTTGAATTTTTTATATTCCAACAGCTGCTGAATCAGATCACTGCGGGGATCATCAATGACCTCGGCGATCTCTTCTTCTTCCGCTCGTGGCAAAACCATGCGACTTTTTATCTCAGCCAAAGTACTGGCCATCAGGATAAAATCACCAACCAGATCCAGATCGATCAGTTCCAGCACATTCAGAAATTCATTGAAGGAAGCCGTAATGGAAGCGACAGGCAGGTCGAGAATGTCCAGTTCATTCCGCCGAATCAGGTATAACAGCAGATCTAATGGACCACTGTATACACTGAGGTCGACTTTATATTGGGCAGTCGTCATAGGGTCTTTTCGGGCTCAGTCGTGGAAAACGTTCGCTGCGATTAGCGTTAAACCGTTTTCTTAATACGGGTTACAGAATTCCTTCGAAGCAGGATCGAATCTAATTCGTCGTCAGTTCCCGCAAATTTCGAGTTGGATACTATCGTTATCGTCAGAATAACCGGTACAAGTTCAAATTTTCCGACTGCCTGACCGTTAAAGAAAAAAATCGGCAAGTCGTAATGACTTGCCGATTTCGATTTCATCGTATCACGATGACACAAAGCTGAAGCGACTCCTGGCTACCCTCAAAAGACAGGAACGCCGCCGGTAAACCATCTGTGGGTTAAGCAGCTTTGCGGACAGGCATTTGCAGAATTTGTGGTTCGGGTTCTTCACAAGCAGACAGGAAGTTTTCGAAGACCTGCATATCCAGAGCGGAAGCGGAATGATTCTGGGGATGCCATTGCACACCGACACAGAACCAGTCTTCATCAGGAACTTCAATGGCTTCAATCACACCATCAGGAGCGGTTGCCGAAACAGTAAACATTTTCGACACATATTTGACAGACATGTGATGCTGGCTGTTCACACGAATTTCGCCAGGACCGTACATTTTGTCAACGCGGGTACCAGGTTCGATATTGATAATATGACGCAGGTTAGCTTCCACACCGTCACGGTGATACATGGCACCGGGTACATCTTCGGTAACATGCTGATGCAATGTGCCACCACTGATGACGTTCATCAGTTGCATTCCTGATCCAATCGCCAGCAGAGGCATTTTCATTTCCATCGCCATCGTACAGACACGACGATCAAAGTCTTCGCGGCGTAAAGGCATGGCGCGGGAAGCGGGGTGTTTTTCAAATCCCAGTCGGATTGGATCCAGGTCTAACGCACACCCGGAAAGAATCAGGCCATCCAGTTGTTCCAGAAACTGTTTCAGGTCATCGTCATCAGCCAGGGGAGGCATCATGACGGGAATACCACCAGCGTCTGTCACGGAATCATAGTAACCGGTAAAGAACCAGCTTAAAGCCTGAGACTCTTTTTGCTCGGGGCGAAAGTCTCCAGTAATTCCAATCAAGGGTTTTTTAGACATCGAATCCATCCTTCACTTCAGTGCACTTCCTGTGCGGTCAAAAAACGTATGGGGTGATAACGGGAATTCCCCAAATGAGCAGATGGAAGGAAGCGGTTTGCGTAGAGATTCGCATTCGAAGTGCGTTCGAGCGGATGAAAATCCCCCCTGATCGAACGAAATGAAATAGAATCCATTCTCTTTTAGCGGTCCGTTCCTTCGGCCGTCTGCTACTGATTAAATTCAGTAACTTCAATTGATTTGATTTAAACTTTTCAAATCACTTGAGTGAGCGGATCTTAGTACCGCCTCAACATGCTGTCCAGCGAATCGATCATTTTGAGCGAATATTCCTGTCATATTGAGATCGCATACCACATGTTGTGTCGTGAACCTTTCCCGGGTAACGATTCAGCAGTTCCGCTCCCACTTTTTTTAAAAAAAGACTCAAATCCCTCAAAATTCAGCAGCCCAAACAAATTGACAAACGTTTAAAAAGTTTCAATGACTGCGGAACCTCAACTTCTCAGGCGTCGAACACGATTCTTTCATCATATCGTTTTAACGGTTTCAGTCTGTGACGGGAGAACTGATGGCAGGGAAGGCAACAGCATCGCTCCCACAGTTGCCAGTAGCAGACAGGGTATGATCGCATGGAACGCCTGCTGAGGCGCCCCCAGCGCGACAAAATGACTGGTGATTTTCGCTTGAATCATACCACCACCGCCCCAGGCCATTCCCATTGTGATCGCAGACGCCATACCTCCCCCATTGGGAAACAATTGATGTGAATAGGAGACCATTGCGGGACTCGTGCCCCATAATATCAGACCACTGGGAATCAATAACAGCGTCATCAACCACATCGGACATCCATCCCACCCCAGCACCAGCATGATGGGAATGCCCAGCAGGGGGCAGACAATCATGAATAACTTCTCATGTCCGGATTTGAATCGAAATGCCATCAGCAACATCCCGGCACTGGCAGAAAACAGAAAGACGGACTGGATCAGACCGATCTGAAACGCAGATACATTCTGGTCTTTCAGAATGAAGGAAATCAGCTTATCCATCGCCATATTAGGAACCAGTCTGAGCGAGCAGACCATAAACAGAAACAGCGCCAGAGGTACGCGTCCTTCCAACATCTGTGACAGAGACTGCGTCTTTTTATTTCCATCTCGCTTAAACAAAACTGCCGGTGGTTTACCAATCCGGTACAGCAGTAAAATCAGCCCGGAATACAAGGGCGCCAGAATCCAGACGCTCGACAGGCCCCAGGTAGACACAATCGCGCCGCAGATGATCGGCCCGACCGCCAGCCCCATCGCTCCACCAAACATGAAGAGTGACAGACTCCGCGTTCGTCGTTCTGGAATCAGAGAGCCTGCGACTACCGCCGCTTCGGGATGGAAAGAACCAATACCGATCCCTCCCAACAGTAAAGCCACACACAGTAAAAACACGCTGTTCGCCGGCCCGACCAGCGGCATCATCACTGCCCCCAATAGTGGCCCGAGCCACAAAATGGATTTGATCGGGTAACGATCACGGATGTATCCAAATACGGGCTGCGCCAGAGAAGATGCCAGCGCATGAATGGTCAGTACAATGAACAGAGAATTCTCCGTCAGAGAGTGAACCCGTTCCAGTTCCCCCCATAATGGGCCGACGACGATTGCAGAAGAATCAACAATCATGTGGATGAGTGTGAGACAAATCAGACTACGATAAGCGTGGGACATTTTCAGGAAAGCTTCAAGGCAGGAATTCGATTCAGAAGTCAGCAGGTATTCTATCGGGCACTTGACCAGAATGCGAATCGCCCGAGCCGGACAGTCCCGCTGTATTTTTATTTCCTGATTCCGCATTAAACAGTTTGTATTGTGATATTTACGAAAACCAGCTATACCATCA
The sequence above is a segment of the Gimesia algae genome. Coding sequences within it:
- the uvrB gene encoding excinuclease ABC subunit UvrB, which codes for MSVFQLKSEFQPSGDQPAAIEGLVKGIKAGKSDQVLLGVTGSGKTFTMANVIAELGRPALVLSHNKTLAAQLYSEFKEFFPDNAVSYFVSYYDYYQPEAYIPQRDIYIEKDASINDEIDRLRLLATSALVSRRDVIVVASVSCIYGLGSPKDYLEMMIPLRVGEEIDRDEMLRKLIDIQYDRNNVELSRAKFRVRGDVVECWPAYEEFAFRIEFWGDEIENLAIIDPLTGEVLRTVKEAYIYPAKHFVLPQERIESAIQEIQTELDERIQVLQSEGKLLESQRLSARTRYDMELLEEVGFCPGIENYSRALAGRKPGSPPDTLLDFFPEDYLLFVDESHVTCSQVKAMFAGDRSRKTNLVDHGFRLPMALDNRPLTFDEWNARRKQTVFVSATPGDWELERVEGEVVEQVIRPTGLIDPVIRIEPARGQVPHLKEEILKRVAVNERVLVTTLTKRLAEDLSSYFQEEGIRCAWLHSELDAFERVEILRGLREQKYDVVVGINLLREGLDIPEVSLVAILDADKEGFLRSETSLIQTIGRSARHVNAEVILYADRVTPSMQNAMDETERRRAIQEEYNREHGITPASIKKAIKRGIEEEIEARQFVRESVGFKDESEYITQEFLGELEQEMLEAAEKLEFERAALLRDRIDDLKNQRGKTGGQAQKTSSRSGKKGKRQRKRR
- a CDS encoding segregation and condensation protein A, with product MTTAQYKVDLSVYSGPLDLLLYLIRRNELDILDLPVASITASFNEFLNVLELIDLDLVGDFILMASTLAEIKSRMVLPRAEEEEIAEVIDDPRSDLIQQLLEYKKFKDAANALEEQAAEWQEHYPRLSDERPKSGKDPSEDLIKEVELWDLVSALARVVKRKEVEEHSSITYDDTPISTYVERIGARVRVEQSVTFSSFFEGEKLRSRIIGIFLAILELLRHHHFRAEQPVEHGEIWVMPPLDDTSEATETASDQQAIELETEPAESAPETPAQLESPADDEPESEA
- a CDS encoding gamma-glutamyl-gamma-aminobutyrate hydrolase family protein, which codes for MSKKPLIGITGDFRPEQKESQALSWFFTGYYDSVTDAGGIPVMMPPLADDDDLKQFLEQLDGLILSGCALDLDPIRLGFEKHPASRAMPLRREDFDRRVCTMAMEMKMPLLAIGSGMQLMNVISGGTLHQHVTEDVPGAMYHRDGVEANLRHIINIEPGTRVDKMYGPGEIRVNSQHHMSVKYVSKMFTVSATAPDGVIEAIEVPDEDWFCVGVQWHPQNHSASALDMQVFENFLSACEEPEPQILQMPVRKAA
- a CDS encoding MFS transporter: MRNQEIKIQRDCPARAIRILVKCPIEYLLTSESNSCLEAFLKMSHAYRSLICLTLIHMIVDSSAIVVGPLWGELERVHSLTENSLFIVLTIHALASSLAQPVFGYIRDRYPIKSILWLGPLLGAVMMPLVGPANSVFLLCVALLLGGIGIGSFHPEAAVVAGSLIPERRTRSLSLFMFGGAMGLAVGPIICGAIVSTWGLSSVWILAPLYSGLILLLYRIGKPPAVLFKRDGNKKTQSLSQMLEGRVPLALFLFMVCSLRLVPNMAMDKLISFILKDQNVSAFQIGLIQSVFLFSASAGMLLMAFRFKSGHEKLFMIVCPLLGIPIMLVLGWDGCPMWLMTLLLIPSGLILWGTSPAMVSYSHQLFPNGGGMASAITMGMAWGGGGMIQAKITSHFVALGAPQQAFHAIIPCLLLATVGAMLLPSLPSVLPSQTETVKTI